Genomic window (Gadus morhua chromosome 3, gadMor3.0, whole genome shotgun sequence):
AAAAGCCTAATGTCTGCAGTCCCGATGCCATCGCAATAAAAGTCTTACTGTACCTGTTCAGTTGTTGCTGATTTGTTTTTGGATATATTGAGTATATCAAGACAATATCTACATTCCCCCAAATTGTTGCTTGGATCTGAATACTCAGTATAGTACTGACTGCTTTATAACTTTGCATAAATAAGCAAATCATGACAGTTAAACCACAGCTATGTAGGTATAACTGCAAATCGTGACaacgtaaatatatatatggcctGTTTGATACTACCTGTTAAGGGCTTTACAAATAAACGTAACAGATTTTCGGATATTTACTATATTTGTACATATTTCAATTTTATACATAGGCTTAATAAATTCAATATTTATTCTccataatataatttgtatttatGAAGGTAGCTTGTCCATTTATCATTTCAATCAGTTGGCCCCGCCCTCGACGTGCTCGTGACGCGCCGTTTTAGGCACAACCGCCAGCGGCGCTCTGCTGTCCAGAACACCTTCACCAGTCCTCTGCACCGGCTACCGACGCGCTCACACACTCATCGTTTTAAGTGTTTCTTACGGTAGGCCCATGCAGTTATTCGCTGTACTATAAACGgcctttttctttcttattaAAAGAGAATGTGAAGCATATGGGGAATGCTGTACGACCGACCGCTGAATGATTTCTATGTTCTGTGGAGAGGATCGTTCCTACGGTTAGGGAGTCGTTTCGTTTCGCTTTATACGTTTACCATCTCCTCCATCCGAGAATATGGTGAACGCATTGGTGAGGCAAGTGAGACGGTTCCCATGGGTGACCAACGTGACCATGTACGGATGCCTTTTCGCCGGAGGAGACTTCGTACATCAGTTATTCACACGGAAGGAGAAGGACATTGACTGGAGACACACTCGGAATGTGGCCCTCATCGCCTTCAGCTTCCACGGGAACTTCAACTTCTTCTGGATGCGCTTCTTGGAGCGGAGCTTCCCCGGGAACTCTGTCCGGATGGTCGTGCGTAAACTGCTCCTGGACCAGACCACCGCGGCGCCGCTGGTCACCTCCGTGTTCTACACAGGTCGGTACAGACTGAGAGAGCAGTGGGTTACATTATGGTAGCAAAGAACTCTTTACAGACGTTTCATATTCAACAACATCAGTCACTTTGTTAAATAGGCCTACGAGTTAAAAACCAAATAACCAAATGGACCTTGAACAATATATCCAATAACTCACccattatactgtatatatattgttatatagGCCTAAGGTCACACACAGCTTAAGTCAGTTTCCAAAGAGAGCACAGAAAATgtaaattaataataacaatcggTAATGTAtcgatatatatgtgtgttttttatgtctTAATTTTGTGAACGCGTTTGATGTTTGGATCAGGAATGAGCGTCTTGGAGGGGAAACCGGACATCTTTGAGGACTGGAGGGAGAAGTTCCTGAACACCTacaaggtgagaggaggagaaacatcCGGTCTGGTGATCATAAACCACAGGGGGCCAAGCAGGGAGCAGGGGGATCCGGGGGGGAGTCCCCGGAATGTTTGATACCCCAGAATGTTGGGTACCTTTCTGTCTCCCTAAACTCAACTTTTAGCCCATTTTGAGATTGATCTAAGGACATAATAATCGTACCAGTTTTTCCACAAAGGCACAGGGGACATCGCCACAGGATACTAGGCCGATGTCTAACTTTAGTATCTACTTAAGTAGTTACACATTTATATAGTAATCTCTTATGTTTGTTAAAATACCAAATGACATGCAATCAAAGTTCcagtattttgtgtttgtgttcatttttTAAGTCTTTATTTACACTATACCCTTTATATTTCGATATCTTTTACTTCATTTGGGTATGGGCATGAGTAATGAGTAATGTAGTATGAGTATGAGTAATGAGTAATGTAGTTACGTGTTATTTTAAACATGAACAGTCCAGGAAGGAATGGGTGAAAGAACTGTAGGTCTGGCAAAAGATCAGAATAGTCCGAATGGACTCAAATACCACAATGCATAGCTTGAGTTTAATGATCAACAGATATGAGTAACTTGATACTAAAGTGACTGAACCTGATTCCTCTTCCCTTACAGACTGGACTGATGTTCTGGCCCTTCGTGCAGGTAAAAGTGggacagtagctcaggaggtagagtggcttgactggtaaccggaaggttgctagttcgatccccggctcctcctagcggagtgtcgaggtgtccctgagcgagacgcctcaccctgactgctcctgaccagctggctgtcgccctgagggGTTGACTCCGTGgtcggcgtgtgaatgtgtgaatgaatggttgtgagttgctttggatgaaagcttcagcaaaaatgtaatacaaaaatgtaaatgcaaaataaaaaatccctGATCTATTGATATAATGAACGTGTGGGTAAAGCAGGAAGGACGATCAATGTAAAGTCTACATGTTGTGCCGCTCAGAATATCAGCTGCGCTTATCTAAGTAATGCAATGTTCACGCGCACCAGAATACTTTAAGGGGAATCCACCACGTGATGCCATCCGTCTGGTAGCATGCTGTCCGTCAAGGCTGACGGACAGCCTCGTGCTGAGTGACATCTGGGCAGCTGAGTGACAGCTCCATGCTGCTCTGTTTAGGATCTTTTCACACCACACATAACTACAATTACTACTGTGATTGTAATACAATCACTAGTTCGCTATTTTAAGTGCTTGCCAGCAGTAAAAAACGAAGAATAACCTTTCTTTGTGCACCCAATGGGACACAAAAAATAGGATCTGAATGTTGGTGCTTAAATTTAAGCGCttattaataacaatattcAAAATTAAAGTATGGCTCCATCTCATACATGACAACTATCGGATTTAAGAAAATAGCATTGGACACCTGATCTACTATGAGGATTATTACTGAGACTACAGGAACTATTGTGAATCTTTTCCGAGGATAAACTTGAGTCCTACACAAAACAACATGGGCAGAGCTTCtgcgtctgagtgtgtgtcctTAGTGTGTGAACTTTGCCCTGATGCCCCTAGGggcagagcgggtcggctggtaaccagaaggttgctggttcgatccccggctcctcctagctgagtgtcgaggtgtccctgagcgagacccctcaccctgactgctcctgaccagctggctgtcgccctgcgtggctgactccgccgtcggtgtgtgaatgagtgatgaacgggtgaatgtgaggaaatgttgtaaagcactttgagtggcccctAGTTAGAACAGCGCAGTGTAAATGCAGTCCAGTCCGTTTACCATTGACCTCTCTTCTGTGTGTCCTCAGTGTGTGAACTTCGCCCTGGTACGCCTGACCTcctgtaactgtgtgtgtgtgtgtgtgtgtgtggggtgtgtgtgtgtgtgtgtgtgtgtgtgtgtgtgtgtgtgtgtggtgtgtgtccgtCCTCCTCAGTGTGTGAACTTCACCCTGGTGCCGCTCTACGTGCGGACCTCCTTCACCGGCTGCTGTGCCTTCGTCTGGGCCACCTTCCTCTGCTTCTCGCGGCAGAGCGGCGACGGGACGGCCAGCGCCGCCCTGGCCTGGATCTCCGGCCCCCTGGCCCGCCGCGCTGAGGCGGGGCCGGCCGGGGAaccgggggccgggggcccgCAGAGGGGGGCCACCTCTCAAGGAGAAGAGGGGGTTCAGCTCAGGGAGGAACGGGCGATGGAGGCTGGAAACACAAAGGCCAACTGAGGAGAGCTGGAGCCGGTACAGCGCCGCCGACGTAAAGAGTCGTGGTTGACATtagagttgttccgataccgataccaggATCGGGAATTCCTCCGATACTGCCTAAAGTACAGTATCGGGTATCAGCGGGTACGCAAGTCTATGTGCCGATCCGATACATCACATGACTAATTGACTACACagagaacatcacaaacactacGGTGTTATGCTGCATTCGTTAACGGTCGGAGGTGGAAAGTCAGAATGGGAAACGTGtcatctctgtgtgtttgacgCCTAACTCcatgaatataaatgtattcTGACAGTCAACAGTAAGTGAACCGGCTGagtaagagaacccttcaataagaacaagtgaTATCagtagttacaatgctagatgctgtatcggtataTACTCTGTATCGGCCaatactcaagttcaggaatctgAAAAAATTGTATCGGAACATCACTGGTTGAAATCTGTCTATCCAGGTGTGGTTTGTGTGATTTAATGTAAAGCAGTAATTTAATGTATTGAGTTGAATGCCTTGACACTTCAACACGTAACCTCATCTAGCCTTTCTCTACAGATGAAGGAGGTGCTCTCGAAGACTGTGCTAAAGCAGCTCTGCATCAACACTGCAATAGTAAAGTAGAAGGTTGTTGGTGTTCCAATATTgaaatataattaattataaaGGCCGACTTTGTATAAAACAGAAACTTTGGAAAGTGTGTTTCAACTGTGTGGAGTGGCAGCTATCTCAATTCAGCTGGATAGATTTAATctgataatatatatgatattaatataatgttgttttgtatttgtattagagctgtcagttaaacgcgttattaacggcgttaacgcaaaccaattttaacggcgttaaattttttatcgcgcgattaacgcaattattttatattacaaaaaaaaaaaaaaaattttttttttttttttcttcggctcaaaacaaagaagcagtagcctgactgctatgttcaaatgacatttgttcaaagcagtcgtttaattgcactataggctctttttttgtatcgtcctgttttgatcagtgtatatgccaatgttgttatcaataaaaaatcattcaccatgttgataagagaattaaaatgagaagaattatgggacaaaaaaatcaagggatatgtagcatagaaaaataatttgcgattaatcgcgattaattagagttaactatgacattaatgcgattaatcgcgattaaataatttaatcgcttgacagctctaatttgtATATAACATTCCATTCGTTCCTCATTCGTATATAGATAGATGTACTGTCAGTAGgcttatatatatctatggttaaCGGGCGCTTGTTGCGCTCATCTGTTGACATTTACAAATGCCTTGCAGTTTTTAAGCGCAACTGTAAATATGACAGTATGTTCACTCACCTGTTGCCAAGAAGCGGAGAGTTATCATAAGTCTCTCGCCAGCTGAAATTCAGTCCCGGTAATTGGTGTTCGTCTTCTGAATTAAAGGCCTCACCAGATCCTCCAGATGATGGAATGGGACCGGGGACAGGCGTGTAAAATTGGTGAAAGCTGACATATCCCCGACTTCCAGCTCTCTACACAGATTGGCGTAGGCACCCTGTTTCTGCCGCTGAAGTACCCAACTGGGGCTCCATATTGTTGGCTTTATAACTCGCCGTCTTCTCCTTTTCATGATTACAGCCACAGCAAAAACTGCGACCATTTCACTCTCACTAACATAATTAGGCCTGTTTATAATTAAGTTATCCATCTCCAAGTAGTTGAGCCGATGGTGAAGACAGATCAATCTGAAATTCAACTAacggaaaatgcaatgtatccaacaacgggtaatctaaactaaatgtaagctccagctatttactccaatgcagatgtagtggagaatgacaagacatagtaactctagcctactctcaagtaaaataaaaataaaactaattgcaaacctaactaatcgcaaacctaactaatctaacctaacctacgcaaatgatgatgttgcggctctcagctgtgccagagcgttgaagttgctatggaaaccacctagcgtcgcagccggttgcagccagtgtgaactgcccagttttagaacgtcgcactcagcccgtctcgttgcaaggcgttgcaaggagttgcgaggtgaatcttgcaacggcttgcaacgagacggttttagaacgtcgcaggggcggtgtgaacgggtcgttgcaagccgttgcaaggagttgcaaggcgttgcaaggagtcgccagagattgaacatgtcaaatcgcaaggtcctgttttagaacgcggcgatttaactattcctcttcagccaatcacagaacagaacaacttgtacgtcacagccttactccgtcccggtaccgtactgtccactccagcGTAAAAAGATCCGAAGATGGCAGACTTCTGgtccgaggagagggaggagaaattAATTGGGTTGCTGGAGGATCAACCTGTCCTATACGACGTTGGCAGCAAGGGGTACAGCAACAGGGACAGCAAGAGGAGAGCGTGTTGTGACATTGCGGTGGCAACTGGTGTATCCGGTAAGGAGGCGATGCTTTGTTTGTcttttctgttactttttcctttccttgtttcctgtttttatTTTCGTTTCATTAAGGCACAGCTTAGGCTGTAGGCCTAATGTATAGGCTTATTAAATACAAGTTGTAGATGCTAACGGTATTTATCTTTGTTTCTGAACAACGATTGTAGATAACGTTAGGATCGAGCTGATTTACAGTTATTTTAACGGGACCAACTGTTCCCAACGCTATCTCAGtatctttatattttttctatatGTATGTTTCCTGTGTAAAAACAAGGGACTAAAATTGCCTATTGGAAAGCGGATAggcttaataaataaatacttacTGCTGGTAATAGGCCCTCTCCATCCGCTAATGCTTTGTGGGGTCAACGGT
Coding sequences:
- the LOC115539809 gene encoding mpv17-like protein, producing the protein MVNALVRQVRRFPWVTNVTMYGCLFAGGDFVHQLFTRKEKDIDWRHTRNVALIAFSFHGNFNFFWMRFLERSFPGNSVRMVVRKLLLDQTTAAPLVTSVFYTGMSVLEGKPDIFEDWREKFLNTYKTGLMFWPFVQCVNFTLVPLYVRTSFTGCCAFVWATFLCFSRQSGDGTASAALAWISGPLARRAEAGPAGEPGAGGPQRGATSQGEEGVQLREERAMEAGNTKAN